A genomic window from Acidobacteriota bacterium includes:
- a CDS encoding alpha/beta fold hydrolase, which produces MQDFDPPRWLRGGHRMTLYAWARDRHFPDLPPAVPRLFDVEPRTRVLAHCHWQDDPRTHPTLVALHGLEGSSDSHYMLGIADKALRRGFNVIRLNQRNCGGTEHLCEGLYHSGLTADVAAVLTELADADGLPSMAVAGYSLGGNLALRLAGLLGDNAPAWLRAICAVSPTLELGACMDAMERIRNRLYEWDFMRSLRRRIRRKALMHPGSYDVTGLWRIRSIRAFDDRFTAPHYGFKDAADYYYRAASMRVVDQIRVPALIVAAEDDPFIPVEPFRDPKVTGNPHIALRITRHGGHCGYIENANDGYDGYWAEQQVVEFAAAHTGM; this is translated from the coding sequence ATGCAGGACTTTGACCCACCGCGCTGGCTGCGCGGCGGCCACCGGATGACCCTCTACGCGTGGGCCCGAGACCGTCACTTTCCAGACTTGCCGCCCGCAGTGCCCCGTCTCTTCGACGTGGAGCCCCGAACTCGCGTCCTCGCGCACTGCCACTGGCAGGACGATCCGCGGACCCACCCGACGCTGGTTGCGCTGCACGGACTCGAGGGATCGAGCGATTCACACTACATGCTCGGCATCGCTGACAAGGCGCTTCGACGCGGCTTCAATGTCATCCGTCTCAATCAGCGCAACTGCGGCGGGACCGAGCATCTGTGCGAGGGTCTGTACCATTCCGGCCTCACCGCGGATGTGGCGGCGGTGTTGACGGAGCTGGCCGACGCCGACGGCCTTCCGTCGATGGCGGTCGCCGGCTATTCGCTCGGCGGCAATCTTGCGCTGCGCCTCGCCGGCCTGCTTGGCGACAACGCGCCGGCCTGGCTCCGGGCGATCTGCGCCGTCTCCCCCACCCTCGAACTCGGCGCCTGCATGGACGCGATGGAGCGGATCAGGAACCGCCTCTACGAGTGGGACTTCATGCGCAGTCTCCGCCGGAGAATTCGCCGAAAGGCCCTCATGCACCCGGGATCCTACGACGTCACCGGACTCTGGCGAATCCGGAGCATCAGGGCCTTTGACGATCGGTTTACCGCACCGCACTACGGGTTCAAGGACGCGGCTGACTACTACTACCGCGCGGCGTCCATGCGCGTGGTGGACCAGATCCGCGTTCCCGCGCTCATCGTGGCCGCCGAGGATGATCCGTTCATTCCGGTCGAACCGTTTCGCGATCCGAAGGTCACCGGCAATCCTCACATCGCACTGCGGATCACCCGCCACGGCGGACATTGCGGTTACATCGAAAACGCGAACGACGGGTACGACGGCTACTGGGCCGAACAGCAGGTTGTTGAGTTCGCCGCGGCGCACACGGGGATGTAA